The proteins below come from a single Chryseobacterium sp. MA9 genomic window:
- a CDS encoding dicarboxylate/amino acid:cation symporter, with product MKEVLKNYSGIIFLLLGITIGSIIGIVAPGFVEYIKPLGDIFLNLLFVSVVPLVFFAVSNSISSLEQQSKFGKIILVMSLTFLFFILTAAIFTICAVYLFPVSGVSGSSDMITEAANDDTWGNRIVSFFTVGEFTELFSRRNMLALLVFAFLTGFAARKTGEKGQPFRVFIASGYEVMKELLLLVMKLAPIGLGAYFAYQVATLGPQLFGFYAKPLGLYYIAGIIYFLVFFSIYAFMANGQKGVKSFWTNAIYPTLTAISTCSSFATMPANLQAASKIGIPNSIANLVIPIGTTLHKNGSSMSSIIKIYVAFLIIGKDFFDPANLLLALGITVFVSIVAGGIPNGGYIGEMLMISVYKLPQEAIPAVMIIGTLVDPLATVLNAVGDIVAAMFVNRFVKV from the coding sequence ATGAAAGAGGTACTGAAAAACTACTCCGGAATCATATTTTTACTTTTGGGAATCACTATTGGAAGCATCATTGGAATTGTTGCCCCCGGTTTTGTGGAATATATAAAACCTTTGGGAGATATTTTTCTTAATCTTCTTTTTGTGAGTGTAGTTCCGTTGGTATTTTTTGCCGTATCCAATTCTATTTCTTCTCTGGAGCAACAGTCTAAATTTGGAAAAATCATTCTTGTGATGTCTCTTACCTTTTTATTCTTTATTCTCACGGCAGCTATTTTTACCATCTGTGCTGTGTATCTTTTTCCGGTTTCAGGAGTCTCGGGGAGTTCTGATATGATTACGGAAGCTGCAAATGACGATACATGGGGCAACAGGATTGTAAGTTTCTTTACTGTAGGCGAATTTACTGAACTTTTCTCGAGAAGGAATATGCTGGCTCTTCTGGTATTTGCATTTCTGACAGGATTTGCAGCCAGAAAAACAGGTGAAAAAGGGCAGCCTTTCCGGGTTTTTATTGCTTCCGGATATGAAGTGATGAAAGAACTTCTATTATTGGTTATGAAACTGGCCCCCATTGGTTTGGGTGCTTACTTTGCTTATCAGGTGGCGACTTTAGGACCACAGCTTTTTGGATTTTACGCAAAACCTTTAGGATTGTATTATATTGCAGGAATCATTTACTTTTTGGTCTTCTTTTCTATTTATGCTTTTATGGCGAACGGGCAGAAAGGAGTCAAAAGTTTCTGGACTAACGCTATCTACCCTACTCTTACCGCAATAAGTACCTGCAGCAGTTTTGCAACCATGCCTGCTAATTTACAGGCAGCATCAAAGATTGGAATTCCGAACTCTATTGCCAATCTGGTGATTCCTATCGGGACTACCCTGCATAAAAACGGATCTTCCATGTCTTCTATCATCAAGATCTATGTAGCATTCTTAATTATTGGAAAAGATTTCTTTGATCCGGCCAACCTGCTTTTGGCTTTGGGAATTACTGTATTTGTCAGCATTGTGGCTGGTGGAATTCCTAATGGCGGATATATTGGGGAAATGCTGATGATCTCTGTGTATAAATTGCCTCAGGAAGCTATTCCTGCTGTGATGATTATCGGAACTCTTGTAGATCCTTTAGCCACAGTATTGAATGCTGTAGGAGATATAGTGGCAGCCATGTTTGTCAACCGATTTGTAAAAGTCTGA
- a CDS encoding DUF779 domain-containing protein, whose translation MEAKISRLSATDQALEVIRKLEDQYGPLMFYQAGGCCEGTQPQCFEKGGFFPRMNDAMIGTINGYEFWIDRDLFEYWKYSHFTLDVTDGFGPGGFSLETPLGKTFKVHYRLFTPDEYENLEPIKRSE comes from the coding sequence ATGGAAGCAAAAATATCCAGGCTCTCCGCAACAGATCAGGCACTTGAAGTGATCCGGAAACTTGAAGATCAATATGGACCACTCATGTTTTATCAGGCAGGAGGATGTTGTGAAGGCACGCAGCCACAATGTTTTGAAAAAGGAGGATTTTTTCCCCGGATGAATGATGCAATGATCGGAACTATTAATGGATATGAATTCTGGATAGACCGTGACCTGTTTGAATACTGGAAATATTCACATTTTACATTAGATGTTACAGACGGTTTCGGACCTGGTGGCTTCTCTTTGGAAACTCCTTTAGGAAAAACATTTAAAGTTCATTACAGGCTTTTCACTCCGGATGAATATGAAAATCTGGAACCAATAAAACGCAGTGAATAG
- the adhP gene encoding alcohol dehydrogenase AdhP, which translates to MIPKTMKAAVVQGYGQPLKIEEVPVREPGRYEVLVKVIACGVCHTDLHAVDGDWPAKPKMPLIPGHEGVGIVVACGPEAFVKEGDAVGVPWLYSACGCCDYCITGWETLCEAQKNGGYSVDGGFAEYVIADSRYVGHLKSNVNFLEIAPILCAGVTVYKGLKETETKPGEWVAISGIGGLGHVAVQYAKAMGMHVAAIDVADDKLELAKKLGADLVVNAKNTDPGEYLHKEVGGMHGALITAVSPIAFKQGIDVLRRKGTIALNGLPPGSFELPIFETVLKRITVRGSIVGTRKDMQEALDFANEGLVKATVTPAKLEDINDVFDKMKKGQIDGRIVLDIAGSN; encoded by the coding sequence ATGATCCCAAAAACAATGAAAGCGGCAGTAGTTCAAGGCTACGGCCAGCCTCTGAAAATTGAAGAAGTTCCCGTAAGAGAACCCGGAAGATACGAAGTCCTTGTCAAGGTAATAGCCTGCGGGGTCTGTCATACAGATTTACATGCTGTAGATGGAGATTGGCCTGCAAAACCTAAGATGCCTCTTATTCCTGGACATGAAGGAGTAGGCATCGTGGTAGCCTGCGGACCTGAGGCTTTTGTAAAAGAAGGTGATGCAGTAGGAGTTCCCTGGTTGTACAGTGCTTGCGGCTGTTGTGATTATTGTATCACAGGGTGGGAAACTCTTTGTGAAGCACAGAAAAACGGAGGTTACAGTGTAGATGGCGGTTTTGCAGAATATGTTATTGCAGACTCAAGATATGTAGGTCATTTAAAGTCCAATGTAAACTTTTTGGAAATTGCTCCTATTTTATGTGCCGGAGTAACTGTTTATAAAGGATTAAAGGAAACAGAAACAAAACCCGGAGAATGGGTAGCCATTTCAGGAATTGGTGGGCTGGGGCATGTAGCGGTTCAGTATGCCAAAGCAATGGGAATGCATGTAGCTGCCATTGATGTAGCAGATGATAAGCTCGAACTGGCAAAAAAACTCGGTGCAGACCTTGTAGTCAATGCAAAAAACACAGATCCTGGAGAATATTTGCATAAAGAAGTCGGCGGAATGCACGGCGCATTGATTACAGCAGTTTCTCCTATTGCTTTCAAACAGGGAATAGATGTTTTAAGAAGAAAAGGAACGATTGCTCTGAATGGTCTTCCTCCCGGTTCTTTTGAACTTCCTATTTTTGAAACGGTTTTAAAAAGAATCACCGTAAGAGGTTCTATTGTGGGAACCCGAAAAGACATGCAGGAAGCGTTGGATTTTGCTAATGAAGGATTGGTAAAAGCCACAGTTACTCCCGCAAAACTGGAAGATATCAATGATGTATTCGATAAAATGAAAAAAGGACAGATTGACGGCAGAATCGTTTTGGATATTGCCGGTTCAAATTAA
- a CDS encoding aldehyde dehydrogenase family protein translates to MSTITEPRSATLLQRPEFKSRYDNYIDGKFTPPVKGQYFDVVSPVDGKNFTQVAHSSKEDLELAVDAAEKAFRTWKNTSSTERSIILNKIADRIEQNLEYLATVETIDNGKAVRETLAADLPLAIDHFRYFASVIRADEGSHNELDKDTVSLIVHEPLGVIAQIIPWNFPILMAVWKLAPALAAGNCVVLKPAESTPVSIMVLMELIGDLLPAGVINIVNGFGAELGRALVTNPKVAKAAFTGSTATGRMVMQYATENIIPVTLELGGKSPNVFFNSVMDADDEFLDKAIEGAVLFALNQGEICTCPSRLLVQEDIADAFIEKVIERVKAIKVGNPLDKTVMMGAQASKIQKDKILSYIQLGIEEGAEVLVGGEVNHLGEDLEDGYYIQPTIFKGNNRMRIFQEEIFGPVLAFTTFKDEEDAVKIANDTIYGLGAGVWTRDAHQLYNIPRQIEAGRVWVNQYHSYPAGAPFGGYKQSGIGRENHKMMLDHYRQTKNMLISYNKNKLGFF, encoded by the coding sequence ATGAGCACTATTACAGAACCAAGATCAGCGACGCTTTTACAGCGCCCGGAGTTTAAAAGCAGATATGATAACTATATTGACGGGAAATTCACACCACCTGTTAAAGGACAGTATTTTGATGTAGTCTCTCCCGTGGATGGGAAAAACTTTACCCAGGTTGCCCATTCCTCCAAAGAAGATTTGGAGCTGGCCGTAGATGCAGCAGAAAAAGCATTCCGTACCTGGAAAAATACTTCCTCTACAGAAAGAAGCATTATCCTGAACAAAATTGCAGACAGAATAGAACAGAATTTAGAATATCTGGCGACAGTAGAAACCATTGATAATGGTAAAGCAGTGAGAGAAACACTGGCGGCAGATTTACCTTTAGCAATTGATCACTTCAGATACTTTGCTTCCGTGATTCGTGCTGACGAAGGATCTCATAACGAACTGGATAAAGATACCGTATCTCTGATCGTTCACGAACCTCTGGGAGTAATCGCGCAAATCATCCCATGGAATTTCCCGATACTTATGGCTGTCTGGAAACTGGCTCCGGCATTGGCAGCAGGAAACTGTGTGGTTTTGAAACCTGCAGAAAGTACTCCTGTTTCTATCATGGTTTTGATGGAGCTTATTGGAGATCTTTTGCCCGCAGGCGTTATCAATATTGTTAATGGATTTGGTGCAGAACTTGGAAGAGCCTTGGTAACCAATCCAAAAGTAGCAAAAGCAGCATTTACCGGTTCTACTGCTACAGGGCGCATGGTAATGCAGTACGCAACTGAAAACATAATTCCGGTAACCCTTGAATTGGGAGGGAAATCACCAAACGTTTTCTTTAACTCTGTAATGGATGCTGATGATGAGTTTTTAGATAAAGCAATAGAAGGAGCTGTACTTTTTGCCCTTAACCAGGGAGAAATTTGTACATGCCCTTCAAGATTACTCGTTCAGGAAGATATTGCAGATGCCTTTATTGAAAAGGTGATTGAAAGAGTAAAAGCCATTAAAGTAGGAAATCCACTGGACAAAACCGTGATGATGGGAGCGCAGGCTTCAAAGATTCAGAAAGATAAAATCCTATCCTATATCCAGTTGGGAATAGAAGAAGGAGCTGAAGTTCTGGTAGGAGGAGAAGTTAACCATCTTGGAGAAGATCTGGAAGACGGATACTACATTCAGCCGACTATTTTCAAAGGAAATAACAGAATGAGAATCTTTCAGGAAGAAATTTTCGGTCCGGTACTGGCATTTACTACCTTCAAAGATGAAGAAGATGCAGTAAAAATTGCCAATGATACTATCTATGGACTTGGTGCAGGAGTCTGGACAAGAGATGCACACCAGCTGTACAATATTCCTCGTCAGATAGAAGCGGGAAGAGTGTGGGTGAACCAATATCACTCTTACCCTGCCGGAGCACCTTTCGGGGGCTACAAGCAATCAGGAATCGGAAGAGAAAATCATAAAATGATGCTCGACCATTACCGTCAAACCAAAAACATGCTGATTTCTTATAACAAGAATAAGTTAGGTTTCTTTTAA
- a CDS encoding helix-turn-helix domain-containing protein: protein MNNNSKILLNTPELRKESQLLSLVENQTKFNLNNCEFSIYETHKTAFDVKLHFENIAFTAMLRGKKHMKLDNKTNYFDYYPGESILVAPGETMVIDFPEADETPTQCISLSLNPDFIEDSLNYLNYHLPKVDETSQWNIQLDEYFLFNNKALASATNNIMRIAMDDNSQKDIMADFALKELLIRLMQTQARSMVEKNIVKNKSRIGFVVDYIKRNLHQKLSIDSIAKLAYVSKSNFFKMFKDELGTSPNDFILQERITRAKELLASQTSIKETAFQTGFSDTNYFTRVFKQLEGVTPKSYQDRMVLR from the coding sequence ATGAATAACAATAGTAAGATTTTATTAAATACTCCTGAATTACGTAAGGAAAGCCAACTATTGAGTCTTGTTGAAAACCAGACGAAATTCAATCTAAACAATTGTGAATTCAGTATTTACGAGACTCATAAGACTGCTTTTGATGTAAAACTTCATTTTGAAAACATTGCATTTACAGCAATGCTGAGAGGTAAGAAACATATGAAGCTGGATAATAAGACCAATTATTTTGATTATTACCCGGGAGAAAGTATTCTGGTAGCTCCTGGGGAAACAATGGTTATTGATTTTCCTGAGGCTGATGAAACACCTACCCAATGTATTTCTTTGAGCCTTAATCCTGATTTTATAGAAGATTCTCTTAATTATCTCAATTATCATCTTCCCAAAGTGGATGAAACTTCACAATGGAACATTCAGCTGGATGAATATTTTCTGTTTAACAATAAAGCGCTTGCTTCTGCCACCAACAATATTATGAGAATTGCTATGGATGATAATTCTCAAAAGGATATCATGGCTGATTTTGCATTGAAAGAGCTTCTGATAAGACTGATGCAGACGCAGGCAAGAAGCATGGTAGAAAAAAATATTGTTAAAAATAAATCCAGAATAGGCTTTGTTGTGGATTATATTAAAAGAAATCTGCATCAGAAACTATCCATTGACAGTATTGCTAAACTGGCTTATGTAAGTAAATCCAATTTCTTTAAAATGTTCAAAGATGAGCTGGGAACTTCCCCGAATGATTTTATTCTTCAGGAAAGAATCACCCGTGCGAAAGAACTATTAGCCAGCCAGACGAGCATTAAGGAAACTGCTTTTCAGACCGGGTTTTCAGATACAAACTATTTCACGAGAGTATTTAAACAACTGGAAGGAGTAACTCCAAAAAGTTATCAGGACAGAATGGTTCTGAGATAA
- a CDS encoding RagB/SusD family nutrient uptake outer membrane protein, translated as MKRIINTILVVATLSSAAFTLNSCQDALDIKQAGELQEQDLYTSVANLNEVLNGSVYAQLDPIDEIYFTAVFTDEVKPGSGSGGQEYTLHRHFLDPSSPVITGGTVGTVASDGIWMNNYKVINRVNRLLEGAKRITPTSVDEKNTYNAILAQARAIRAYCYVQLEAYFSSDMKNPNALGVILLKDVPSTEAQLPRAKNQDVYDFINADLDYARSILGNSTTPRRYKVDKNFVNALAARFNLYRGEMALAKQNAELVINGSGLSLTVASPITGNNAAVPVTEADGSVFQSGPFTEDPTSKWKIAFYGGTDESNGNGIAGGSFNPYRRMWADTENGETIFSLNRLPLGAGAAIGGKWNTNQSNLTGAPMWFWGRNLYNIFKNTPGDIRKYAYVDPSSKPNPDYASATAGNTRTDGLVIDKYPGKTSTATRNDVKVFRLSEMYFIIAEAEVAAGNLTAAHDKIQQVREARNFQGAATTPTYSSTQAAYADILKERRVELALEGHRFIDLKRLAVAANVSMDRNSTDDIIDVKNLPNGDYRYTLPIPIREISANPNVKQNDKY; from the coding sequence ATGAAAAGAATTATAAATACGATATTAGTTGTAGCAACCCTATCATCTGCAGCATTTACGCTGAACAGCTGCCAGGATGCACTTGATATAAAGCAGGCAGGAGAATTACAGGAGCAAGACCTGTATACAAGTGTTGCGAACCTTAATGAAGTTTTAAACGGGTCTGTATACGCTCAGTTAGACCCAATTGATGAGATCTATTTCACAGCAGTATTTACAGACGAAGTAAAACCAGGATCTGGTAGTGGAGGACAGGAATATACTCTACACAGACATTTCCTTGATCCGTCTAGCCCTGTTATTACAGGAGGTACAGTAGGTACAGTTGCTAGTGATGGAATCTGGATGAATAACTATAAAGTAATCAACAGAGTTAACAGACTTCTTGAAGGAGCAAAGAGAATTACACCTACTTCCGTTGATGAGAAGAATACATACAATGCTATTCTTGCACAGGCTAGAGCAATCAGAGCGTATTGCTATGTACAGCTAGAAGCTTATTTCTCTAGTGATATGAAGAATCCTAATGCTTTGGGAGTTATTCTTTTGAAGGATGTTCCTTCTACAGAAGCGCAATTGCCAAGAGCGAAAAATCAGGATGTTTATGACTTCATCAATGCTGATTTAGATTATGCAAGAAGTATCTTAGGAAACTCTACAACTCCAAGAAGATATAAGGTAGATAAGAATTTTGTAAACGCCCTTGCTGCTCGTTTTAACCTTTACAGAGGGGAAATGGCGCTAGCTAAGCAAAATGCAGAATTAGTAATCAACGGTTCTGGTCTTTCCCTTACAGTTGCATCACCAATCACAGGTAACAATGCAGCAGTTCCTGTAACTGAAGCTGATGGTTCTGTGTTCCAATCCGGACCTTTCACTGAAGATCCTACTTCTAAGTGGAAAATTGCATTCTATGGAGGAACTGATGAGAGCAATGGAAATGGTATCGCAGGAGGTTCTTTCAATCCATATAGAAGAATGTGGGCGGATACTGAGAATGGAGAAACTATTTTCTCTCTTAACAGACTTCCATTAGGAGCAGGTGCTGCTATTGGAGGAAAATGGAATACAAACCAGTCTAACCTTACCGGAGCGCCAATGTGGTTCTGGGGAAGAAACTTATATAACATATTTAAAAATACTCCAGGAGATATCAGAAAATATGCTTACGTAGATCCTTCATCAAAACCAAATCCAGATTATGCTTCTGCAACAGCTGGAAATACAAGAACTGATGGGTTGGTTATTGACAAATATCCTGGTAAAACAAGTACAGCTACTAGAAATGATGTAAAAGTTTTCAGATTATCAGAAATGTACTTTATTATAGCTGAAGCTGAGGTAGCAGCAGGAAATCTTACAGCCGCTCATGATAAAATTCAGCAAGTAAGGGAAGCAAGAAACTTCCAGGGAGCAGCAACAACGCCTACTTATTCAAGCACACAAGCAGCTTATGCTGATATCTTGAAAGAGCGTAGAGTGGAATTAGCACTTGAAGGGCACCGTTTCATCGACCTTAAGAGACTTGCTGTAGCAGCTAATGTATCTATGGACAGAAACTCTACGGATGATATTATTGATGTGAAAAACCTTCCGAATGGTGATTACAGATATACATTACCTATTCCAATTAGAGAAATCTCTGCTAACCCGAACGTTAAGCAGAATGACAAGTATTAA
- a CDS encoding SusC/RagA family TonB-linked outer membrane protein: MNVKLSVLTVGVLFFTGQTVLAQEKDSKNSKDKETKLEEVVVLGYSKTATKAKTTTSSVTVGSESLENRPNISVLNSIQGTAPGIVVNSASGSPGSGKFNILIRGASSLNGSTDPLYVVDGVITSGSQFRNLNSYDIDTFSILKDAQATAIYGNRAANGVVVITTKGGKFNSGLKVSYDALTSFSKLPTSDYNMSDGRQLLQLQKNLQTGKGKTLSQQEIDNWGTNTDWSKQFTRIGISQQHNLSITGGGENINNFLSLGYLDSEGTVKSTDFKRFTMRNNLNGKSKDGKLSFGAIMGLGYSRRNQLDDETNTGISNNTLQNPLFGSVLSLPYAAPSPYANGLELYNAIKGDATNNRHWILQDNINGGIRNRFTELSISANANVNYKITDYLSVGNRTGIEYKQYERNFARSPLGYLAISVAKGDGSTYGGFEDFSTTRDLTFNSITNITFNKSFGDHTISAGAYIDYIKAHVTSNTQRQNGLNPLQWEFGAGTGYIPFNPDTPNIYRPSNSATKVTAGTLAYFATADYDYKDKYGVSGVVRRDGSYRFLPTNRWETFWSVAARWNIDKEEFMANSGFRLLKLRASIGTTGNQNLGIASDNQNPLALLPNNFLDLYNGFSGYQNLLGYNFVNLSNPYLEWEQVKQSNIGLDFNYKGLVEGSVDYYQKRTSRMFNDLQKSSVTGYYSIRGNDGVLDNKGIEGMIKYNVIRNENTRFSVFVNGAYNSNKIVSMNSENLAGDVVNAVGGPAGQYQLYSYVGVNRDNGNLQFLDKNGNITEAPTSADRVLTGKSRYAKFTGGFGFNLQHKGWFLDTLFSFQQGGWIYDNLQSWIMDPSAAATRNLSADLLNAWTPDNRDTDIPALKASNLSLGSSDRFLHRSDFIRLKNISVGYNFSKSQLGKLPVKGIKVFVQAENLYTWTDWKGFDPEPITSYSLNVYPNPKTVSVGLNVDF, from the coding sequence ATGAATGTGAAATTAAGCGTTTTGACAGTCGGTGTTCTGTTTTTTACAGGACAGACTGTACTAGCTCAGGAAAAGGACTCTAAGAACAGTAAGGACAAAGAGACAAAACTTGAGGAAGTTGTTGTTTTAGGTTATAGCAAGACTGCTACTAAAGCTAAAACTACCACATCTTCGGTGACAGTTGGTTCTGAAAGCTTAGAAAACAGACCTAATATCTCGGTACTGAACTCAATTCAGGGTACCGCTCCCGGGATAGTAGTGAATTCAGCATCTGGATCTCCAGGTTCTGGAAAATTCAACATTTTAATCAGAGGTGCGAGTTCCCTTAATGGTTCTACAGATCCTTTGTATGTTGTGGATGGAGTAATTACTTCCGGTTCTCAGTTCAGAAACCTGAACTCTTATGATATCGATACGTTCAGTATCCTGAAAGATGCTCAGGCAACTGCGATCTATGGTAACAGAGCTGCGAATGGGGTTGTGGTAATTACAACTAAAGGAGGAAAATTCAACTCTGGACTGAAGGTTTCTTACGATGCATTAACTTCGTTCAGTAAATTACCTACTTCTGATTATAACATGTCAGACGGTAGACAACTTTTACAGCTTCAAAAGAATTTGCAAACTGGTAAAGGTAAAACTTTATCGCAACAAGAAATTGATAATTGGGGTACCAATACAGACTGGAGTAAGCAATTTACCCGTATCGGTATTTCTCAGCAACACAACCTTTCAATTACAGGTGGTGGGGAAAATATTAATAACTTCTTATCTCTAGGATATCTTGATAGCGAAGGAACTGTAAAATCTACAGACTTCAAGAGATTTACAATGAGAAATAACCTTAATGGTAAGTCTAAAGACGGAAAATTATCTTTCGGTGCTATCATGGGGTTAGGATATTCCAGAAGAAATCAGCTGGATGACGAAACGAATACAGGTATTTCAAACAATACACTTCAGAATCCTTTATTCGGAAGTGTTCTTTCATTACCATATGCAGCACCTTCTCCATATGCAAACGGACTGGAGCTGTATAATGCTATTAAAGGAGATGCTACTAATAACAGACACTGGATCCTTCAGGATAATATCAATGGGGGAATCAGAAACAGATTTACAGAATTAAGTATTTCTGCCAATGCTAACGTAAACTATAAAATTACAGATTATTTAAGCGTTGGAAACAGAACAGGTATTGAATACAAGCAATACGAAAGAAATTTTGCAAGATCACCACTAGGATACCTTGCTATCAGTGTTGCTAAAGGAGATGGGTCTACATACGGTGGGTTCGAAGATTTCTCAACAACAAGAGATCTTACTTTCAACAGTATTACGAATATTACATTCAATAAATCTTTTGGAGATCATACGATTAGTGCTGGTGCATATATTGACTATATTAAGGCTCATGTGACGTCAAATACTCAAAGGCAAAATGGTCTGAACCCATTACAGTGGGAATTCGGTGCAGGAACTGGTTATATTCCATTTAACCCGGATACACCCAATATCTACAGACCTTCTAACAGTGCTACAAAAGTAACTGCCGGTACGTTAGCATATTTTGCAACAGCAGACTATGATTACAAAGATAAGTATGGAGTAAGTGGTGTTGTAAGAAGAGATGGTTCTTACCGCTTCCTTCCTACCAACAGATGGGAGACTTTCTGGTCGGTAGCAGCAAGATGGAATATCGACAAAGAAGAATTCATGGCTAATTCAGGATTCAGATTACTTAAGTTAAGAGCTTCGATCGGTACTACAGGTAACCAGAACTTAGGAATTGCTAGTGATAACCAAAACCCATTAGCGCTTCTTCCTAACAACTTCCTTGATCTTTACAACGGTTTCTCAGGATACCAGAATTTATTAGGATATAACTTTGTTAACTTATCAAACCCTTACTTAGAGTGGGAGCAGGTAAAACAAAGCAACATCGGATTGGATTTCAACTATAAAGGATTGGTTGAAGGTAGTGTTGATTACTATCAGAAAAGAACATCAAGAATGTTCAATGACCTTCAAAAATCATCAGTTACGGGTTATTACTCAATCAGAGGGAACGACGGAGTTCTTGATAACAAAGGTATTGAAGGGATGATCAAGTATAACGTAATCAGAAATGAAAATACAAGATTCTCTGTTTTTGTTAACGGTGCATACAACTCTAATAAGATTGTTTCTATGAACAGTGAAAATCTTGCAGGAGATGTAGTGAATGCTGTCGGAGGACCTGCTGGTCAGTATCAGCTATATTCATATGTTGGTGTAAACCGTGACAACGGAAACTTACAGTTCCTTGACAAAAACGGAAACATCACAGAAGCTCCAACATCTGCAGACAGAGTGTTGACTGGAAAATCAAGATATGCTAAGTTTACAGGAGGTTTCGGATTCAATTTACAACACAAAGGTTGGTTCCTTGATACATTATTCTCTTTCCAACAAGGAGGATGGATCTATGACAACTTACAATCATGGATTATGGACCCAAGTGCAGCTGCTACAAGAAACCTTTCGGCTGACTTATTAAACGCTTGGACTCCTGATAACAGAGATACTGATATACCTGCATTAAAAGCAAGTAACCTAAGTCTAGGCTCTTCAGACAGATTCTTACACAGATCAGACTTTATCAGACTTAAGAATATTTCTGTAGGATATAACTTTAGCAAAAGTCAGTTAGGTAAACTGCCGGTAAAAGGAATCAAAGTATTTGTTCAGGCAGAAAACCTTTATACCTGGACAGATTGGAAAGGATTTGATCCGGAGCCGATTACTTCGTATTCACTAAATGTTTACCCTAACCCTAAAACCGTATCTGTAGGTTTAAATGTTGATTTTTAA